GTTTACGCAACGATCGAAACCGACAACCGCAAAGGCGGTTTTTATCGCTCAGCCAATCGCGGCGCTAGCTGGGAGAAAATGTCTGACGAAGTCGGTGGCGGCACAGGCCCACACTACTACCAAGAAATTTTTGCCGATCAGCATCAATTTGATCGCGTTTACATCGCCAGTAACTATTCAAAAGTGTCAGATGATGGCGGTAAAACTTGGACACCCATTAGCACCAAACGCAAGCACGTTGACGATCACGCATTTGCCTTCCACCCAACCGATCCTGATTTTGTCTTAATTGGTTCAGACGGCGGCATTTACATGTCACACGACCGCATGGAGCACTGGCGCTTTATCGCCAACTTGCCATTAACCCAGTTCTACAAAGTCGCTCCTGACGATGCCGAACCTTTTTACAATGTTTATGCCGGCGCACAAGATAACTCAACACAAGGTGGCCCATCGCGCACTGCACGTGCAGAAGGCATTAAAAACAAAGATTGGTTCCTCACACTTGGCGGCGACGGCCACCAACCAGCAACAGAGCCGGGCAACCCTGATATTATGTACTCGCAGTGGCAACAAGGTAACCTGAACCGCCGCGACATGAAAACAGGTGAGAATGTTTACATTAAGCCACAGCCTCGCCCGGATGAGCCAGCAGAGCGCTACAACTGGGATGCGCCAATCAATGTTTCTACGCATGATCCAAAGCGTTTATATTTTGCTTCACAGCGCGTTTGGCGCTCAGATGATCGCGGCGACAGTTGGACACCAGTTTCGGGTGATTTAACTAAAAACGGTAATCGTATGCACATCCCGATGATGGGACGTACTTGGTCGGTAGAAGCTGGCTGGGATATTTATGCGATGTCGGAATATCACACCATTGCGAATTTCTCAGAAAGCCCAGTGGACGAGAACATTTTATGGGTCGGTACAGACGACGGTTTAATTCAAGTCACCACTGACGGTGGTAAAACGTGGAAAAAAATTGACTTAGGCAAAGTACGCGGCGTACCTGCGACTGCCTATGTAAACGATATCCGCGCCGACCTTTACGACCCAAATACGGTTTATGTGGCGCTTGATAACCATAAATACGGTGATTTTAAGCCTTACTTAATCAAATCTACTAACTTAGGTAAGAAATGGACATCACTGGCCAAAGACCTACCAGAGAAACACTTAGTGTGGCGCATTGTGCAAGATCACGTGAATAAAGACCTGATGTTTATCGGTACTGAATTCGGTGTTTTCTTTACGGTTGACGGTGGTAAGAAGTGGTTAGAGCTAAACGGCGGCATACCAACTATTTCAACTCGCGATGTAAAAATTCAACGTCGTGAAAACGATTTAGTGGCGGGTACTTTTGGCCGTGGTATCTACATTTTAGATGACTATGCACCACTGCGTAATCTCACCGAAAAAGCGTTGGAGCAAGACGCACTATTATTTGCGCCAAGCCGCCCAGTCAAATGGTTCTCGTTAGATACGAATCATGCAAGATCTGACGGAGACGATCGTTACGCAGCGAAAAACCCAGCACATGGTGCGACCCTAACCTATTTCTTAAAAGACAGCTTATTGACCGCAAAAGAAAAGCGCCAAGCAGCTGAAAAGAAAATGGTGAAAGATAAGAAATACCCTAAATACCCGAGCTGGGAAGAGATTGAAAAAGAAAATCAAGAAGCCAAACCGGCGGTTTACCTTGAAATTACCGACGCAAACGGCCAATTTGTCAACCGCGTTACTGGTAAAACAACAAAAGGTTTACACCGTATCACTTGGGATATGACCTACGCGAAGAGCACTGCGGTTACAGGCGAGAAACAGTCGCCTTGGCACCCACTTGTTAAAGGTTTAATGGCATCGCCAGGCAAATATACAGCGACTTTATATCAGCGCGTTGGCAGTGAAATTAGTCAACTTGCTAGCCCTGTAGCGTTTGATCTTAAACCTATTTTTGACGCAGCTATTAGCGGTAATTCTCAAGATGAAATCGTTAAGTTCGGCCAAGATGTGGTTGCCGCAGAGCGTCAATCTTCAGCCGCAAGTGCCGTACTTAAAGGCATTACCAAGAAGATGGAAGCTATTCGCACAGCCATTGATCGCACGCCGAACAACATTGCAGCGTTAGAGCAACAATATGCTGACATTCAGGCAGAAATTAACGCCATCAACCTTGAGCTAACTGGCCTGAAATCACGTGATCGCAAAGGCGCGAAATCGGCAAATATCGCTAGCCGCTTAGGTTATGCTATGTCGGCAGTACGCTCGTCTTATGGCCCTACTAAGCAACATCGCGAGCAATTTGGTTATGCACTTGAAGGCCTGAATTCGGTAACCAAGCGCTTGAATTTGCTGGAAGTCACGACAATTCCAGCATTACAGAAAACAATGAGTGAGGCAGGTGCCCCTTGGACGGTTGGCTCTGCACTTATCACACATTAGTTCGGTTAAGCTGAAGGCTTTTTACTGCTTAACCTCCTCTAACAAATTTGAGACAGGTGAGTAACCAAAAATGGCGTCTACATTAGACGCCATTTTTATGCCTATACGATTATCAACAAATATCAACAAAGCTTGCCCCAGTGTTCACCTTTCAAATTGATATAGAAAATAACAGCTTACTCATGTTAATTTTCATCAGCTTGAGTAAGATAAGAGCTCAGCAGACGCTTAATCGAATAAGGGATGCCTTAGCTAATGAAAAAAATCAACCAAGTTGCCGTAGTCGGTGGTACGCACGGTAACGAATTCAGTGGAATTTACCTGTTAAGAAAATGGCAAAAATCCCCCGATTTACTGGCCCGAGAAGGCTTAAATGTCGAAACCTTGTTTGCCAACCCCAAGGGCTTTGAAGAAAACAAACGCTACCTAGACTGTGACCTTAACCGACAGTTCACGCTTGAAGATCTCGCCAACCCAGCCTTAGCTAACTACGAACAAAGCCGCGCTAAAGTTATTAATGCTCAGCTTGGTCCGAAAGGGAATGCCAAGTCTGACTTTATTATCGACTTGCACAATACCACCAGCAACATGGGGCCAACCTTGATCCTATTAAAATCGGATGATTTTAATAAAAAAATGGGCGCTTACGTGCTCGCAAAAATGCCAGAAGCTATTGTGGTTTATGAAGATCAAGTGTCGATGGAAGAGCATTACTTCTTGGCATCAATTGCACCACAGGGTGTGATTGTTGAAATTGGTCCTCAGCCGCAATCGGTGATACGCCAAGATGTGCTCGACTGGATGGAAACCATGACCCA
This Thalassotalea euphylliae DNA region includes the following protein-coding sequences:
- a CDS encoding VPS10 domain-containing protein; amino-acid sequence: MVSAAGVSAKSDDAENKSLFTSKTFDAMEMRNIGPAYMSGRIADIAVDQNNPSTWYTAVGSGGIWKTVNAGTTWTPIFDKQAVYSTGDVTIDPSNSDIIWVGTGENNGGRHISFGDGIYKSLDGGKTWKNMGLKKSERISDIIVHPTNSNIVWAAVQGPLWTGGGERGLYKTTDGGETWKQVLTPEDEWTGVTSLLIDPRNPDKLYAATWSRQRKVAIYVGTGPASGIHTSDDGGETWTELKTGLPKGNMGKIGMAISPTNPDVVYATIETDNRKGGFYRSANRGASWEKMSDEVGGGTGPHYYQEIFADQHQFDRVYIASNYSKVSDDGGKTWTPISTKRKHVDDHAFAFHPTDPDFVLIGSDGGIYMSHDRMEHWRFIANLPLTQFYKVAPDDAEPFYNVYAGAQDNSTQGGPSRTARAEGIKNKDWFLTLGGDGHQPATEPGNPDIMYSQWQQGNLNRRDMKTGENVYIKPQPRPDEPAERYNWDAPINVSTHDPKRLYFASQRVWRSDDRGDSWTPVSGDLTKNGNRMHIPMMGRTWSVEAGWDIYAMSEYHTIANFSESPVDENILWVGTDDGLIQVTTDGGKTWKKIDLGKVRGVPATAYVNDIRADLYDPNTVYVALDNHKYGDFKPYLIKSTNLGKKWTSLAKDLPEKHLVWRIVQDHVNKDLMFIGTEFGVFFTVDGGKKWLELNGGIPTISTRDVKIQRRENDLVAGTFGRGIYILDDYAPLRNLTEKALEQDALLFAPSRPVKWFSLDTNHARSDGDDRYAAKNPAHGATLTYFLKDSLLTAKEKRQAAEKKMVKDKKYPKYPSWEEIEKENQEAKPAVYLEITDANGQFVNRVTGKTTKGLHRITWDMTYAKSTAVTGEKQSPWHPLVKGLMASPGKYTATLYQRVGSEISQLASPVAFDLKPIFDAAISGNSQDEIVKFGQDVVAAERQSSAASAVLKGITKKMEAIRTAIDRTPNNIAALEQQYADIQAEINAINLELTGLKSRDRKGAKSANIASRLGYAMSAVRSSYGPTKQHREQFGYALEGLNSVTKRLNLLEVTTIPALQKTMSEAGAPWTVGSALITH
- a CDS encoding aspartoacylase encodes the protein MKKINQVAVVGGTHGNEFSGIYLLRKWQKSPDLLAREGLNVETLFANPKGFEENKRYLDCDLNRQFTLEDLANPALANYEQSRAKVINAQLGPKGNAKSDFIIDLHNTTSNMGPTLILLKSDDFNKKMGAYVLAKMPEAIVVYEDQVSMEEHYFLASIAPQGVIVEIGPQPQSVIRQDVLDWMETMTQTILDFVALYNNNQLPELPASYDAYKYTESLTLPQDEDGERIGMVHKNVQDNDFKPLSKGAPIFTLFDGGEITYQGEYEAYPHFINEAAYYDNNLAMSLAEKITITLD